The Denticeps clupeoides chromosome 5, fDenClu1.1, whole genome shotgun sequence genome includes a region encoding these proteins:
- the LOC114790822 gene encoding tRNA selenocysteine 1-associated protein 1-like, with product MTCLWMGNLEPYMDEKFVSRAFATMGELVVSVRIIRNKVNSNAAGYCFVEVADDATVERCIRKVNGKPIPGATPPRRFKLNRAAYGRPPDNKNRTGYSDNRQYTQPYSYSQSQYYQQYPNYYANWGYDQNAGNYAGYDYSQYDYSNQGYEEVVEDDGLEDPSVELDVVEANRVFMEESEELYDALIDCHWPALNSPDPPIVHDSGLFPEYD from the exons ATGACTTGTTTATGGATGGGTAAT CTGGAGCCTTATATGGATGAGAAATTCGTCTCTCGTGCTTTTGCTACCATGGGTGAACTGGTGGTGAGCGTGAGGATCATCCGCAACAAAGTTAACAG CAATGCAGCAGGGTACTGTTTTGTTGAGGTAGCCGATGACGCCACAGTGGAGCGCTGCATCAGAAAGGTCAATGGAAAGCCAATTCCTGGGGCAACACCG CCAAGAAGATTCAAGTTAAACCGGGCTGCCTATGGAAGGCCTCCAGACAACAA GAACCGCACAGGCTATTCAGACAACAGACAGTACACTCAGCCGTACTCTTACAGCCAAAGCCAGTACTACCAGCAGTACCCCAATTACTACGCAAACTGGGGTTATGATCAGAATGCAGGAAATTATGCAGGCTATGACTACAGTCAGTATGACTACAGTAACCAG GGTTATGAAGAGGTAGTGGAGGATGATGGCCTTGAGG ATCCTTCGGTGGAGCTTGATGTAGTTGAAGCTAACCGAGTGTTTATGGAGGAGAGTGAGGAGCTTTACGATGCCCTGATAGACTGCCACTGGCCAGCACTGAATTCACCAGACCCTCCCATTGTCCATGATTCAGGATTGTTCCCTGAGTATGACTGA